The genomic region GTAAATGTATAGTTTAATTTAAAGGCGAAATTTTAGTTGTCGGTCAATCCATTTTACCCCAGTAAATTAAATTTATTGGGGTTTTTTATTTTAAGCTATTTTTTTGATATATAAATAATTATATTATTATATTAAAAATTTATGACAATAAAATAATAATTATGTTAACTATAATATAAATAGAAATAATTAGATAAAAATCTTATTATTCGGCAGTATCAAATCGGGAGGAGAATAATTGCTATATCAAGAAAAGATGAGAAATATTGCGGTAGTAGCGCATGTTGATCACGGTAAAACAACTTTGATAGATAAAATGCTTAAGGAAAGTTCCACGAGCAGAGATTCGCAAATGATGCCGGAAAGGGCTATGGACAGCGATGACCTTGAAAAAGAACGCGGCATTACAATTTTATCTAAGTGCACAGGTTTAAATTACAAAAATTATAAAATAAATATAGTAGATACGCCGGGACACGGTGACTTTGGAAGTGAAGTAGAGCGCGTTCTCGCAATGGTTGACGGGGTACTTCTTCTTGTAGATGCGTTTGACGGTCCCATGCCGCAGACAAGATTTATTTTAAAAAAATGTTTTGAATATAACTTAAAAGTAGTGCTTGTTATTAACAAAATTGACAGACCCGGCGCAAGACCTAAAGAAGTCCTCGATATGGTCTATGAGCTTTTTATGGAACTTGGAGGCGAAGACGTCAACTTAGATTTTCCGGTTATATATGCTTCCGCTAAAGAAGGTTATGCTACTGCAGACCTTGAAGAAAATATTGAAGAAGTCAGAAAAAACGGTCTTACGGCTTTATTTGAGGCTATCGTAAATTCTTTGCCGCATCCTGCTATATTAAATAAAACAGATTTAGAATTTCTTGTTACCAGCATAGGACACGACGATTTTTTAGGCGCTACGGCTATCGGAATAGTCAAATCCGGTAAATTAAAATCTAACGACCAGATTTATTTATATAATATAAATGAAGAGTTGGTGAAAACAAGACCAAATAAAATGTTTGTATTCGAGGGTCTTACAAAAATAGAAACGGACGAGATTCAGGAAGGAGACATCGCTCTGGTTGCCGGCGTTACCGGTGTGAAAGCCGGTGATTATTTAGTTAAAGAAAAGCCTGTTAATCCGCTGCAAAGAATAAAAATAGACGAGCCGGTTATACTTGTTAACTTTATTGTCAATAAAAGTCCTTTTGCCGGTAAAGAGGGCAAGATGGTTACTACAAGACAATTGAGAGAGCGTCTTCATAAAGAAATTCTTAACAATGTAGGATTAAAAGTTGCCGATACAAGCGATGAAACCGTTTTTGACGTGTACGGAAGAGGGCTGCTGCATCTGTCTATTCTAATTGAAAAAATGAGGAGAGAAGGTTTTGAATTTGCTATTTCCAAACCGAGGGGAGTTATAAAAGAGATAGACGGCAAAAAGATGGAACCTTATGAACTTTTATATATTACCATAAAGGATGAATTTACAGGTCCTATTCTGGAAAGATTGTCCGGAATGAAGGGGCAGCTGCTTGATATGACAAAAGATGATAAAGGTATGACCTACCTTGAGTTTAAAATACCTTCAAGAGGTATAATGGGTTTTCATAATGAATTCCTTACTATGACTAAGGGTACCGGTACGATGCATCATAATTTTTATAATTTTGAAGAATACGCTTTTGATATTTCGCCAAGGAAAAACGGGGTTATGATTTCAATGGAAACAGCGGAAGCTAATTCTTACGGTCTTTACAATCTGCAGGATAGAGGCAGTCTGTTTGTGAATCCGCAGGATGAAGTCTACGAAGGCATGATTATAGGACAGCATTCTAAACCGGGCGATATTACTGTTAATCCATGTAAGAAAAAACAGCTGACCAATATGCGTTCTAAGGCTTCCGATGAAATGATAGCTTTAACTCCGCCTATTAAATTATCAATAGAATATGCGCTTGAGTTTATAGAAGACGACGAGTTGATTGAATTTACGCCAAAATCTATAAGATTGCGCAAAATACTGTTAACCGAAAGCGATAGAAAGAAAGGCAAAAGTTCGAAGTCCGGCGGCAAATAAAATAAATATAATTTTATTATTAATTTAAATATTATGAGAATAAAAGTTTGCGCAATTCAGATGTCGCCATCACCAGATATTGATAAGTCTATGGATAAAGCTCTTTCTTTTTTGTCTATGGCTGCAAAAAATGGTGCGAACATCGTATGTTTTCCGGAGCTTTTTCTTAACACATGGTTTGTTCAATCTAAAGAAAACGGAAAAGCGGAAGAAAATTGTAAACTTGCAGAACAGCTTGACGGCAAAACAATAAATATTATGCGGGAATATGCCTGCAGGTATAGGATGGTTATAATAGTTCCTTTTTTTGAAACTCATAACGGTTTATATTTTAACAGCGCTGCCGTTATTGACGGCAGCGGTGAAATTTTAGGTGTTTATAGAAAGATATATTTACCCGAAATATCTAATTATTATGAAAAATCATATTTTTCTAACGGCACTGAAATACCGGTTTTCAAAACGGAGTTTGCTACAATCGGTATTCAGATGTGCTGGGACAATTTTTATCCGGAGATATCCAGAACGCTTGCTCTTAAAGGGGCAAATATAATTTTTGCTCCTACGGCATCGGCGTTTAACACAAACAGCAAATGGTTTTTGAGTATTTCTGCCAATGCTTTCGTAAATGGTGTTTACATAGTCAGGGTTAACAGGGTTGGAAAAGACGGCGGATTGGATTTTTACGGAAAGTCTTTCTGTTCCGCGCCGGACGGTTCCCTTGTTGACGATTTTGCAGGATTAAACGAATGTGTACTTATTTATAATATTGATACATATGAGATTGAAAGGGCAAGAAAAGTGTGGCCTTTCCTTGAAAACAGAATAAGCGGAATTTACAATGTCCTGTAAGGAATAAATAAATGTATTTTTTTCTATAAAATAAATTTGAGCGGTGCAGTTGTATTTATTATACTTATTGCATTATTTATATGAATGTTATAAATATTATCAATTTAAAAGATATATATTATAAGAAAAATGATATTGATGAGATAAAAAATAGGGATTTATTTAATTATATTATAGACGAAGTGTTCAGCATTCATCTTGAAGCATCTAAAACAAATTGGAACAGAAAATTATTTGAAGATGAATTAAAAAAAGAAAATTCTGATTTTCTGCTATCCTATTTTAACAACAACGGTTTAAAAGAATTTAATATAAATTCGCAGATAACAGGTTTTATAATTTTTTATACCGTATTAGACGAAATGCATATTTTGGATATAACGGTATCTAAGACAATGCAGTCCCGAGGCATAGGAAGCTATCTGCTAAATTACGCTATTTATAAATTTGCCGATAAAAATATTAAATTTATATTCTTAGAAGTTAGAATTTCTAATTTAAGAGCCGCAAATTTATATAAAAAACTGGGTTTTAAAACATTTATGGTCAGAAAAAATTATTATGACGGCGATCAAAAAGAAGATGCTTTATGTATGGTCAAAGAATTGAACGGCTAAAATGTTTATGAAAACAAAAAAAATAATAAACGGAAATTGTGAGGTAACCGTAAATTTAAAAATTAAAGATACGGAAAATACATACCTTTTAAGAATTAAAAATAATTTCATACCGCAAAATTTTATTCCCGGACAATTTGCAATGGTCAAACATAATCCCGGGTATTCCGACCCTTTGCTGGCGCGACCGTTTTCAATTTTCAGGAGATTCAATGAAAATGAATTCGAAATTTTATACAGGGTTTGCGGCAAGGGCACGGATTTATTAAGCAATATTAAAAAAGGAGATTATGTTTCCGTAACAGGACCGTTAGGTAACGGATTCAATACGTTGTCTGATTTTCAAGGATTGCAGAACGATAGCGGCGCAAAAATTGTTAAAAATATACATGTTCTAATAGCCGGCGGTATAGGAATAGCGCCATTATTTTCTTTGCCCGATTTTATAAAAAATAAAGAAAGAAAAGTCAATGAGTCAACGCTAAATCCTTTAGTTATAGATGGTGCGGACGATGATGAATTTATTTTATATTACGGCAGCAAAACTGAAAAAGAATTGTATTTCAGATACAGTATTCATTCGGATTACGATGAGGTTTATTTTGCGACGGACGACGGTTCTTTTGGATATAAAGGCAACATAGTTGACCTTTTGTTCAGGAATATAAATGATTACCGTAAGCAAAATGAAAAATCTGCAGAGCAGTTAAATGTAAATTTTTACGCTTGCGGACCAAAACCTATGCTTTCGTATTTAATTAATAAATTTGAAGTGTATAACAAGTTAAATATGCCAAACTCAAACAAGGATATGTTAAATAAATATGCTATTCAAGTTTCGCTTGAAGAACATTTTGCATGCGGGATAGGGGTGTGCCTTGGATGTGTCGTCAAAATAAATTCTGATAATTCCGATAATTTTGTTTTTAAAAGGGTATGCAAAGACGGACCTGTTTTCAATGCGTCTGAACTGCATAATTATTGTTAAGCGTTAATTATTCTGAGTTATTATATAGTACGCGCGTAGTGTGTGTGCGTAGTGTGCGCGTGTGCGGTTGCGGTGTATGACGCGAAACATTTATTTCGCTTGTTAATTGTTGCTTGCCAATTGCCAGTTAGAACGATTTTTGCAATTTTAGTATTTATTAATATTCGGTAGACAATGGAAGAAAAAAATTCAAAAGATATCAGCATGTCCGTTAAATTAGGCAGATTGTTTCTTAAATATCCGGTAATGCCGGCATCGGGAACATTCGGGTACGGAGAGGAATTTAGTGAAATTACCGATTATTCTCTTTTCGGAGCTTTAGTTACTAAGGGTATATCTTTAGAGCCGTCCAAAGGCAATGAAATGCCGCGCATATGCGAAACTCCGTGCGGATTAATCAATTCAATCGGTCTTGAAAATGTCGGTTTTGAAAAATTCAAAGATGAAAAAATTGATTTTTTGAAAAAATTTAATATGCCGGTAATTGTAAATTTTTTTGGCAGAAGCATTGAAGATTACGCTGTTATGGCTGAAAAACTGTCATGCATTGACGGGATATCGGCGATAGAAGCCAATATATCCTGTCCCAACGTAAAAGAAGGAGGCAGGGCTTTCGGAACCGACCCTGAAATTGTTTATGAAATTGTAGCATCAATAAAAAATTATTCAGACCTCCCCCTAATAGTTAAACTAACCCCGTTAGTCAGCGATATTGCATTGATTGCGGAGGTTGCCGAAAAAGCCGGAGCGGACGTTATTTCATTAGTAAATACTTTTCCCGCTGCAAGCATAGATATAAATAAAAGAAAATTTAAATTAAGCAGAGGATACGGAGGACTTTCCGGACCGGCAATTAAACCGATAGCGGTTAAATTAGTCAACGATGTTTACAAAGCTGTCAGAATTCCGGTAATAGGCATGGGCGGCATAAGCTCGTGGGAAGATGCCGTAGAGTTTTTTATGGCAGGGGCTACATCGGTTGCCGTAGGAACGGGTGCGTTTAACAATCCTTATCTTATCCCC from Candidatus Acididesulfobacter guangdongensis harbors:
- a CDS encoding acyltransferase, whose translation is MRIKVCAIQMSPSPDIDKSMDKALSFLSMAAKNGANIVCFPELFLNTWFVQSKENGKAEENCKLAEQLDGKTINIMREYACRYRMVIIVPFFETHNGLYFNSAAVIDGSGEILGVYRKIYLPEISNYYEKSYFSNGTEIPVFKTEFATIGIQMCWDNFYPEISRTLALKGANIIFAPTASAFNTNSKWFLSISANAFVNGVYIVRVNRVGKDGGLDFYGKSFCSAPDGSLVDDFAGLNECVLIYNIDTYEIERARKVWPFLENRISGIYNVL
- a CDS encoding dihydroorotate dehydrogenase, which encodes MEEKNSKDISMSVKLGRLFLKYPVMPASGTFGYGEEFSEITDYSLFGALVTKGISLEPSKGNEMPRICETPCGLINSIGLENVGFEKFKDEKIDFLKKFNMPVIVNFFGRSIEDYAVMAEKLSCIDGISAIEANISCPNVKEGGRAFGTDPEIVYEIVASIKNYSDLPLIVKLTPLVSDIALIAEVAEKAGADVISLVNTFPAASIDINKRKFKLSRGYGGLSGPAIKPIAVKLVNDVYKAVRIPVIGMGGISSWEDAVEFFMAGATSVAVGTGAFNNPYLIPQITSGIKKFLQENNFSSIYDIIGIVNN
- the rimI gene encoding ribosomal-protein-alanine N-acetyltransferase, whose product is MNVINIINLKDIYYKKNDIDEIKNRDLFNYIIDEVFSIHLEASKTNWNRKLFEDELKKENSDFLLSYFNNNGLKEFNINSQITGFIIFYTVLDEMHILDITVSKTMQSRGIGSYLLNYAIYKFADKNIKFIFLEVRISNLRAANLYKKLGFKTFMVRKNYYDGDQKEDALCMVKELNG
- a CDS encoding dihydroorotate dehydrogenase electron transfer subunit, which codes for MFMKTKKIINGNCEVTVNLKIKDTENTYLLRIKNNFIPQNFIPGQFAMVKHNPGYSDPLLARPFSIFRRFNENEFEILYRVCGKGTDLLSNIKKGDYVSVTGPLGNGFNTLSDFQGLQNDSGAKIVKNIHVLIAGGIGIAPLFSLPDFIKNKERKVNESTLNPLVIDGADDDEFILYYGSKTEKELYFRYSIHSDYDEVYFATDDGSFGYKGNIVDLLFRNINDYRKQNEKSAEQLNVNFYACGPKPMLSYLINKFEVYNKLNMPNSNKDMLNKYAIQVSLEEHFACGIGVCLGCVVKINSDNSDNFVFKRVCKDGPVFNASELHNYC
- the typA gene encoding translational GTPase TypA; translated protein: MRNIAVVAHVDHGKTTLIDKMLKESSTSRDSQMMPERAMDSDDLEKERGITILSKCTGLNYKNYKINIVDTPGHGDFGSEVERVLAMVDGVLLLVDAFDGPMPQTRFILKKCFEYNLKVVLVINKIDRPGARPKEVLDMVYELFMELGGEDVNLDFPVIYASAKEGYATADLEENIEEVRKNGLTALFEAIVNSLPHPAILNKTDLEFLVTSIGHDDFLGATAIGIVKSGKLKSNDQIYLYNINEELVKTRPNKMFVFEGLTKIETDEIQEGDIALVAGVTGVKAGDYLVKEKPVNPLQRIKIDEPVILVNFIVNKSPFAGKEGKMVTTRQLRERLHKEILNNVGLKVADTSDETVFDVYGRGLLHLSILIEKMRREGFEFAISKPRGVIKEIDGKKMEPYELLYITIKDEFTGPILERLSGMKGQLLDMTKDDKGMTYLEFKIPSRGIMGFHNEFLTMTKGTGTMHHNFYNFEEYAFDISPRKNGVMISMETAEANSYGLYNLQDRGSLFVNPQDEVYEGMIIGQHSKPGDITVNPCKKKQLTNMRSKASDEMIALTPPIKLSIEYALEFIEDDELIEFTPKSIRLRKILLTESDRKKGKSSKSGGK